From the Alloalcanivorax dieselolei B5 genome, one window contains:
- the argH gene encoding argininosuccinate lyase, protein MSDKQQQNKLWGGRFSESTDAFVQAFTASVLFDQRMYRQDIQGSQAHASMLAEVGVLTTEERDAILKGLDEIRQEIEDGEFQWSVALEDVHMNIEARLTDKIGITGKKLHTGRSRNDQVATDIRLWLRDEIDLLDGELLRLMSGLLDLAEREAATIMPGFTHLQTAQPVTFGHHLLAWFEMLKRDRERLLDCRKRVNRMPLGAAALAGTTYPIKRERTCELLGFDAVCENSLDAVSDRDFAIEFCALAALSMTHLSRISEELVLWTSAQFNFIDLPDRFCTGSSIMPQKKNPDVPELVRGKTGRVNGHLISLLTLMKSQPLAYNKDNQEDKEPLFDAVDTLAGSLRAFADMIPALEPNREVMREAARRGFATATDLADYLVRKGIPFRDSHEIVGKAVAYGVSKKKDLGDMSLSELRQFSDQIDDDVFEVLTLEGSVSARNHIGGTAPEQVRAAVARAREALGA, encoded by the coding sequence ATGAGCGACAAGCAACAGCAAAACAAACTCTGGGGCGGCCGCTTCAGCGAATCCACCGACGCCTTCGTGCAGGCGTTCACCGCCAGTGTGCTGTTCGACCAGCGCATGTACCGCCAGGACATCCAGGGCTCCCAGGCCCACGCCAGCATGCTGGCGGAAGTCGGTGTGCTCACCACCGAGGAGCGCGACGCCATCCTCAAGGGGCTGGACGAAATCCGCCAGGAGATCGAGGACGGGGAATTCCAATGGTCGGTGGCGCTGGAAGACGTGCACATGAACATCGAGGCGCGGCTCACCGACAAAATCGGCATCACCGGCAAGAAGCTGCACACCGGCCGCTCCCGCAACGACCAGGTGGCCACCGACATCCGCCTGTGGCTGCGTGACGAGATCGACCTGCTGGACGGCGAACTGCTGCGCCTGATGAGCGGCCTGCTGGATCTGGCCGAACGCGAAGCCGCCACCATCATGCCCGGCTTCACCCACCTGCAGACCGCCCAGCCGGTGACCTTCGGCCACCATCTGCTGGCCTGGTTCGAGATGCTCAAGCGCGACCGCGAGCGGCTTCTGGACTGCCGCAAAAGAGTCAATCGCATGCCCTTGGGTGCCGCCGCGCTGGCCGGTACCACCTATCCGATCAAGCGGGAACGCACCTGCGAGTTGCTCGGCTTCGACGCCGTGTGCGAGAACTCCCTGGACGCGGTCAGCGATCGCGACTTCGCCATCGAGTTCTGTGCCCTGGCGGCGCTGTCCATGACCCACCTGTCACGGATCAGCGAGGAACTGGTGCTGTGGACCAGTGCCCAGTTCAACTTCATCGACCTGCCAGACCGGTTCTGCACCGGCAGCTCGATCATGCCGCAGAAGAAAAACCCGGATGTGCCGGAACTGGTGCGCGGCAAGACCGGCCGCGTCAACGGCCATCTGATCAGCCTGCTGACCCTGATGAAAAGCCAGCCGCTGGCCTACAACAAGGACAACCAGGAAGACAAGGAACCGCTGTTTGACGCCGTGGACACCCTGGCTGGCAGCCTGCGCGCCTTCGCCGACATGATCCCGGCGCTGGAACCGAACCGGGAAGTAATGCGCGAAGCGGCCCGCCGCGGCTTCGCCACCGCCACCGACCTGGCCGACTACCTGGTGCGCAAGGGCATCCCGTTCCGCGACTCCCACGAGATCGTCGGCAAGGCGGTGGCCTACGGCGTCAGCAAGAAGAAGGACCTGGGCGACATGAGCCTGTCCGAGCTGCGCCAGTTCAGCGACCAGATTGATGACGACGTGTTCGAAGTGCTGACCCTGGAAGGCTCGGTGAGCGCCCGCAACCATATCGGCGGCACCGCCCCGGAACAGGTACGCGCCGCCGTGGCCCGTGCCCGCGAGGCGCTCGGCGCCTGA
- a CDS encoding type II toxin-antitoxin system VapC family toxin → MYALDTNTLIYFFKGKGRVVDRLMATSPANVAIPAVVAYEIETGIAKSANPDRLRNQFDGLLSVVRLLPFAANEARHAARVRAYLENTGTPIGPLDTLIAGTALANGLALVTHNTKEFDRVPGLPLEDWF, encoded by the coding sequence ATGTATGCGCTGGACACCAATACCCTGATCTATTTCTTCAAAGGGAAGGGGCGGGTTGTTGATCGGCTGATGGCCACATCACCGGCGAATGTCGCCATCCCCGCGGTCGTCGCCTACGAAATCGAAACCGGAATCGCCAAATCAGCTAACCCGGACCGGTTACGAAATCAGTTTGATGGCCTGCTGAGCGTGGTCAGGCTGTTGCCCTTCGCGGCGAATGAGGCCCGTCATGCGGCCAGGGTACGTGCGTATCTGGAAAACACCGGTACGCCCATTGGCCCGCTGGACACCCTGATTGCGGGTACGGCATTGGCGAATGGGCTGGCGCTGGTGACCCACAACACCAAGGAATTCGATCGGGTGCCGGGACTGCCGCTCGAGGATTGGTTCTGA